One window of the Dreissena polymorpha isolate Duluth1 chromosome 5, UMN_Dpol_1.0, whole genome shotgun sequence genome contains the following:
- the LOC127831593 gene encoding zinc finger protein 862-like, producing the protein MIDYYRINNEPSLSESSISERESVQDVASDHETSQPPTKRSKQRASGFDSSWKQDFPWVTEVEGGMMCSLCIRHMCRPARSAIGSAPWVDVPCTWIARDSLNRHQRTETHSQAKLLEANRLAPRNLVGQLEEMGCLQKSARIAAFKNLYWLMKQEVPHTTNYLPLNDLVKLQGCSILANMNQGQNNKGESQRFVQEAVLAMGNIIRQDILTQAIDSPWYTIMVDETTDISVISEMTVYIRFLKDGRSQTRFLSILPLNDCKAETITTSLTTHLRELHLPLDRMCAFGSDGAPVMVGSKNGVAAQLRKLVPHLINNHCVAHRLALAAGQAANGLTYMLKFKDIIGDLYRFYAKSAVRTRGLHEIQELLQEPDLKLVEAKDVRWLSHDKATTTLRRCLPSIYKSLDREAEERNDARAAGLAKFSQNYQFVLTLHMMCDVLPHLSDLSKAMQAKDAIYTCIKPLVLGTLAILQGLLNTPGEHFQAAPDRVARLHADGFGITVPTEEQVQHFTDKLYRPFVQQLMSNIEERFPDLPLLQLFEAFQHHKVPHWRYGQPWRTGHQETG; encoded by the exons ATGATCGATTACTACCG GATTAATAATGAACCGTCGCTGTCAGAGAGTTCAATAAGTGAACGTGAAAGTGTCCAGGACGTAGCAAGTGATCATGAGACTTCCCAACCACCAACAAAGCGGTCCAAGCAGCGTGCCAGTGGGTTCGAtagtagttggaagcaagattttccatgggtcacagaAGTTGAAGGAG gTATGATGTGCTCTTTGTGCATTCGTCACATGTGCAGACCTGCGCGTTCAGCAATCGGTAGTGCCCCGTGGGTAGATGTGCCTTGCACTTGGATAGCAAGGGACTCACTTAATCGCCATCAGAGGACAGAGACCCACTCCCAGGCCAAACTTCTGGAGGCAAACCGCCTGGCTCCAAGAAATCTGGTGGGGCAGCTTGAAGAGATGGGCTGTCTACAGAAAAGTGCTAGGATCGCAGCATTCAAGAATTTGTACTGGTTGATGAAGCAGGAAGTTCCTCACACAACAAACTACCTCCCTCTTAATGATCTTG TGAAGCTACAAGGCTGCTCCATCCTGGCTAACATGAACCAGGGTCAGAACAACAAAGGTGAATCGCAGCGCTTTGTACAGGAAGCGGTTCTGGCCATGGGCAACATCATTCGGCAGGACATCCTGACCCAGGCCATCGACTCCCCATGGTACACCATCATGGTGGATGAGACAACAGATATATCTGTTATCAGTGAGATGACAGTATATATAAG GTTCCTGAAAGATGGCAGGAGCCAGACAAGATTCCTGTCAATACTGCCACTAAACGACTGCAAGGCAGAGACCATCACTACAAGTCTCACAACACACCTTAGAGAGCTCCATCTGCCACTCGATCGTATGTGTGCCTTCGGCAGCGATGGTGCCCCTGTTATGGTGGGTTCAAAAAATGGTGTCGCTGCCCAGTTGAGGAAACTTGTACCGCACCTCATAAACAACCATTGTGTGGCTCACCGTCTCGCCCTGGCAGCCGGACAAGCAGCAAATGGATTGACATACATGCTCAAGTTTAAGGACATCATTGGAGACTTGTATCGTTTCTACGCAAAGAGTGCTGTGCGAACGCGGGGATTACACGAGATTCAA GAGTTACTCCAGGAGCCAGATCTCAAGCTTGTGGAGGCGAAGGATGTGCGTTGGCTGTCGCATGACAAGGCGACCACTACCCTGAGGAGGTGCCTTCCCTCTATTTACAAAAGCTTGGATCGTGAGGCCGAAGAAAGAAACGATGCAAGGGCAGCTGGTCTCGCAAAATTCTCTCAGAACTACCAGTTTGTGCTGACACTGCACATGATGTGTGACGTGCTTCCACATCTTTCTGATCTTTCCAAGGCAATGCAG GCAAAAGATGCAATctacacatgcatcaagcctctAGTCCTTGGAACTCTGGCCATTCTTCAGGGCCTCTTGAATACCCCAGGAGAACACTTCCAGGCAGCCCCCGATAGAGTGGCCCGTCTCCATGCAGATGGCTTTGGCATCACTGTGCCCACTGAAGAGCAGGTCCAGCATTTCACGGACAAG TTGTACCGGCCTTTTGTGCAGCAGCTGATGTCCAACATAGAAGAGCGATTTCCAGACTTGCCATTGCTGCAGCTCTTCGAGGCTTTTCAACACCACAAAGTTCCCCACTGGAGATATGGGCAACCATGGCGAACAGGACATCAAG aaACTGGCTGA